One window of the Salminus brasiliensis chromosome 1, fSalBra1.hap2, whole genome shotgun sequence genome contains the following:
- the dyrk1b gene encoding dual specificity tyrosine-phosphorylation-regulated kinase 1B isoform X3: MTSQHTHPPFSNIQSMAEQQQVLSDMTILQRRIPPSFRDPASAPLRKLSVDLIKTYKHINEVYYTKKKRRAQQVPPEDSSTKKERKVYNDGYDDDNYDYIVKNGEKWLDRYEIDSLIGKGSFGQVVKAYDHHEQEWVAIKIIKNKKAFLNQAQIELRLLELMNKHDTEMKYYIVHLKRHFMFRNHLCLVFELLSYNLYDLLRNTNFRGVSLNLTRKFAQQLCTALLFLATPELSIIHCDLKPENILLCNPKRSAIKIVDFGSSCQLGQRIYQYIQSRFYRSPEVLLGMPYDLAIDMWSLGCILVEMHTGEPLFSGSNEVDQMNKIVEVLGVPPNHMLDQAPKARKYFDKLSDGLWTVKKNKDIKKVLYPSASEYKAPATRRLHEILGVETGGPGGRRAGEQGHAPCDYLKFKDLILRMLDYDPKTRITPFYALQHNFFKKTTDEGTNTSSSTSTSPAMDHSHSTSTTSSVSSSGGSSGSSNDNRNYRYSNRYYNSAVTHTDYEMQSPQAPSQQQLRIWPGGEGGLGPLSNSGGDAPYPQLLLHKPAASQHSRHFLGNVGGMMDPPHHPHPVYGGGHHGNGRPLRQQQQQQQQQQSQAQGQTPQGPQGQALMPVSSPQMQDSIELSLTHHHHLAQSSIVQPPPSSLDSSQYGSSNIHLGLSAFRTRAALAPPPQPPTASSQQQLAQAPAAQDSMVPASGLGYIPPCYPGNNNNNPPPQGSGMLTGAPPRGGGAGVVRPDSEESIMMGVCGSGGGGGQSAANS, from the exons GTGTACTACACGAAGAAGAAGCGGCGAGCGCAGCAGGTGCCCCCGGAGGACTCCAGCACCAAAAAGGAGCGGAAGGTTTACAACGACGGCTACGATGACGACAACTACGACTACATTGTGAAGAACGGGGAAAAGTGGCTGGACCGCTACGAGATCGACTCGCTAATCGGCAAGGGCTCCTTCGGACAG GTGGTGAAAGCCTACGACCACCACGAGCAGGAGTGGGTGGCCATCAAAATCATCAAAAATAAGAAAGCCTTCCTGAACCAGGCCCAGATCGAGCTGAGGCTTCTAGAACTCATGAACAAACACGACACCGAGATGAAGTACTATATAg TCCACCTGAAAAGGCACTTCATGTTCCGGAACCATCTTTGCCTGGTGTTTGAGCTCCTCTCCTACAACCTGTACGATCTCCTTCGCAACACCAACTTCCGGGGCGTCTCCCTCAACCTGACGCGGAAGTTTGCGCAGCAGCTGTGCACGGCACTGCTCTTCCTGGCCACGCCGGAGCTCAGCATCATCCACTGCGACCTCAAACCCGAGAACATCCTGCTGTGCAACCCCAAACGCAGCGCCATCAAAATCGTCGACTTCGGCAGCTCCTGTCAGCTCGGCCAGAGG ATTTACCAGTACATCCAGAGTCGGTTCTACCGCTCCCCTGAGGTGTTGCTAGGGATGCCCTATGACCTGGCCATAGACATGTGGTCTCTGGGCTGCATCCTGGTGGAGATGCACACAGGCGAACCCCTGTTCAGCGGCTCCAACGAG GTGGATCAGATGAATAAAATTGTGGAGGTTCTTGGGGTCCCCCCGAACCACATGCTGGACCAGGCCCCCAAAGCACGCAAATACTTTGATAAGCTCTCTGACGGCCTATGGACCGTCAAAAAGAACAAGGACATAAAGAAGGTACTATATCCTTCAGCCTCT GAGTATAAGGCTCCGGCGACGAGGCGGCTGCACGAAATCCTGGGGGTGGAAACCGGGGGTCCTGGGGGAAGACGGGCCGGCGAGCAAGGCCACGCCCCCTGCGACTACCTGAAGTTTAAGGACCTGATCCTGCGCATGCTGGACTACGACCCGAAGACCCGCATCACGCCGTTTTACGCCCTGCAGCACAACTTCTTCAAAAAGACGACGGACGAGGGcaccaacaccagcagctccaccTCAACGAGCCCAGCCATGGACCACAGccactccacctccaccaccagctCCGTCTCCAGCTCCG GTGGATCTAGCGGTTCTTCCAATGACAACCGAAATTACCGGTACAGCAACCGGTACTACAACAGCGCCGTCACTCACACGGACTACGAGATGCAGAGCCCACAG GCGCCATCCCAGCAGCAGTTGCGCATCTGGCCGGGCGGCGAGGGCGGTCTGGGCCCGCTGTCGAACAGCGGTGGCGACGCCCCGTACCCGCAGCTCCTCCTGCACAAGCCGGCCGCCTCGCAGCACTCCCGCCACTTCCTCGGCAACGTGGGGGGCATGATGgatcccccccaccacccccacccggTGTACGGCGGGGGTCACCACGGCAACGGCCGGCCGctccggcagcagcagcagcaacagcagcagcagcagagccagGCCCAGGGCCAGACTCCGCAGGGCCCACAGGGTCAGGCGCTGATGCCGGTCTCGTCTCCGCAGATGCAGGACAGCATCGAGCTGAGCCTCAcgcaccaccaccacctggcCCAGTCTTCCATCGTGCAGCCCCCGCCGTCGAGTTTGGACTCCAGTCAGTACGGCTCCTCCAACATCCACCTGGGCCTCTCCGCCTTTCGGACTAGAGCGGCCTTGGCCCCGCCCCCCCAGCCTCCCACGGCCTCCTCGCAGCAGCAGCTGGCCCAAGCCCCGGCCGCTCAGGACAGCATGGTGCCTGCCTCCGGCCTGGGCTACATCCCGCCCTGTTACCCGggcaacaacaataacaacccGCCGCCGCAGGGCAGCGGGATGCTCACCGGCGCCCCACCCAGGGGCGGAGGAGCGGGGGTGGTGCGGCCGGATTCGGAAGAGTCCATCATGATGGGCGTGTGCGGAAGCGGTGGGGGCGGCGGCCAGAGCGCGGCCAACTCTTGA